The region AGGTTTTAAAGTTGCGCCATTAAAAAGCATGATTGAAGAGGTTGTCGATGAAAATAAAATTCGTGAATCTAATATTGAATTTTATTTAGGAACATTTTGCATTAGTGACATGAAGCAATTAGAGATCTGCGCTGCAGAAGCTGAACCAGAAAAATTAAAAGACTATCTTTTAGCAAGTGCATATTTCCCTGCATTTAAAAATGAAAAGCTTCATGGACTTAGTTATGTAGATGGCGGAGTTATGAATAATGTGCCAATCGATACTCTGATTAAAAATGGATATAAAGACATCATTGTTGTTCGTATCTATGGGATTGGTGTAGAGAAACGTGTGAAGATACCGGAAGATGTTAGGGTAACAACAGTTGCACCGAGGGTGGATCTAGGTAGTATTTTGGAGTTTGATGGGAAAAAGACGCAGCGGAATATAACCATTGGCTATTTTGATGCGATGAGAGTATTCAAATTCTTAAAGGGAAAGATATATTATGTAGATGCAATGCTTAATGAAAGAGATTGTTTAGAGCTATTTTTAGAATGTCATCCAAGCGTTACAATGGCCTATCACGAATATTATAAACTCGATTACTCCAATGAAGCTCTTTATACCAGAGATATGTTAGAGACGATTCTACCTCTTATTGCGGAGGAACTAAAATTAGCGAAAGATTGGAGCTATTTTGATTTATATCTCGCCCTACTCGAACTTTGCGCTAAATATATGCATGTCCAAAAGTATTATATTTATACAGAACAAGAATTAGTTAACAAGATAAAAATAAAATATGAACTTCGAAAGAAGAGGCATGATTCTAAAGAAATACCACCATTTGTACAGCTTGCTCTAGGATTCATAACCATACAATAGTAATATACAGAAGAGGATAATTATTGATAAAATGATAATAATTATTTAATTAATTCTTGACTTTTCCAATCTATCACATATAATGTATAAATAAGAATTTTAAACGTATAATTATACAACCTATTACGGTAGAATTGGAGGAAATATGAATTTAAAAGGACGTTCTTTTCTTACATTAAAGGATTTTACACCAGAAGAAATTACGTATTTATTAGAATTGGCAGCAACACTAAAGGAAAAAAAGAAACAAGGAATTACCGGTAATAGTCTAAAGGGGAAAAACATAGCGTTAATTTTTGAGAAACCATCTACCCGTACCAGATGCGCATTTACGATTGGATGTATTGATGAAGGTGGTCATCCTGAATATCTCGGAAAAGATGATATTCAACTGGGGCATAAGGAGAGTGTGGAAGATACTGCTAGGGTGTTAGGGCGTATGTTTGATGGAATTGAGTATCGAGGATTTTCTCAAGAAACCGTTGAAAAGTTAGCGAAATATAGCAAAGTTCCAGTATGGAACGGATTAACGGATGAATATCATCCCACGCAAATCTTAGCAGATTTCTTAACATTAAAAGAACAATTTAAAACATTAAAAGGGCTTAAACTAGTGTTTGTCGGGGATGGAAGAAATAACATGGCAAATAGTTTAATGATTGGTTCCAGTAAGATGGGGATCCATTTTACAATCTTAGCACCTAAGAGTTTATGGCCAAAGGATGAATTGGTATCATTATGCTTAAGTTATGCTAAAGATTCAGGTAGTAAGATTACAATCACAGAGGATTTAGAGGCTGTTTCTGGTGCAGATGCAATCTACACAGATGTATGGTGTTCGATGGGAGAAGAAGATAAGGCGGCAGAACGTGTCGCATTATTAAAACCATATCAAGTAAATGAAGAATTAATAAAAAAGTCAGGGAAAGAAAGTACGGTTTTCTTACACTGTTTACCCGCTGTAAAAGGAAATGAGGTTACAGAAGAAGTATTCGAAAAGTTTGCAGATGTCGTATTTGATGAATCAGAAAACCGTATGCATACGATTAAAGCAGTTATGGTTGCAACTCTCGGAGAAGAGTAAATTGTGAAAGTCAAGATTTTTCACAATTTACTGATCAGGCGTGAAAATACCATGCATAAGAACTTTTAAATCTCACACTGAAGAATGACTCTGGAGAGCTATTTTTCTCATGGATTAATATGTTAATGGTATATTAAAAATATTAGTTTTTCATAGACTAACTCTAATGAAATATTAATTTGAATTTCTCTCACTAAGAAGGTATGATAGATACATACAAAGCAATAGGGTGCGAGAAAGACTTGTTGCTATACGACGCAAAATGAGTGCATAAGCATCATGAGCGATACTATAAATAAAACAGATTTATAGTAGGAGGGTTAAAAAAAATGAAAGGAGAGTTGGTTTATGAAAAAAAATCATTCCAGTTACATCTGGGGCGGACTACTCGTGTTATTTGGAGTATTATTAGCAGCGAGAGCAGTAGATATCTTTACTTTTGATATCTTTTTTGATGGATGGTGGACCTTATTCTTAATCATACCATGTTTTATTAGTTTATTTAATCATGGTGGTGATAAAACTGCTAATTTGATTGGTTTATCAATTGGTATCTTCATGTTATTGTCTGCACAAGGATTTATTACGTGGAGAATGTTTGGACCATTATGTTTTGCAGCAATTCTAGTTTTTATTGGATTAAATATGATCATGCCAAAGAAGCATAGAGATCAAGACTATTCCAGTCAAAATTATAAGACCTATCAAGGTAGTGGTAGTACTGATCAGACATACGATAGAACTTATACGTATGAACAGAACTTTGATGGTACTGAGAACGGACAGCAGTCTGGTAATTATGGATCCACACAGAATACAGGTGGTTCAAACGATGCAAACAGTGGGTATCAAAATACTTACCAGGGTGCCAGGCAAAGCGGACAATTCGCATGCACCGCGGTCTTAAGCGGTAGGGAATTACGTTTTGATAATGAAGTATTCCAAGGGGCTATGTTATCTGCTTTATTGGGTGGAATTGAACTAGACTTAAGAAATGCTATTATCAGAGAGAACGTTGTGATTGAATGCAAAACGATTCTCGGTGGAATAGATATCTACGTTCCAAGCTATGTTAGAGTTGTAGTTAACTGTAATCCAATTCTTGGCGGTGTAGATAACAAGACAATTACACCATTAGGAGCGAATGAACAAACTATTACAATCTATTTGAATGCAACTTGTGTTTTAGGCGGTATCGATGTAAAATAGTACATGATAACACTAAAATGATACAGGGCTGTTGAATACACAGATTCCAAGTGTGATTCAGCAGCCCTGTTTTTGGTAAAATAGCGACTTAGTTGCTAATGGGTTGCGAGTAAGGTAGCGAATTGTCAGCGTAGCTGACATTCGATTACGAGTATCCTTTGACTAGAATAAAATAATATATTTAAATTGGAAAGCATTGATAGGAAGGTAGGTACAAGAATGGAAAATGTCATCTTATGTGTTAGTAGTTCTTATGACAGGAAGTACTATTTAGACGACAAATTTGCTGGACTTCCCGAGCAAATTAAAGACGAGCTTAAAATTATGTGTGTTTTATATACAGAGGATGTTGGTGGTATTCTAACCTTAGAATTTGAAGAAGATGGGACACTAACATTTCAAGTAACCA is a window of Lachnoclostridium phytofermentans ISDg DNA encoding:
- a CDS encoding patatin-like phospholipase family protein, with the protein product MEGFDFSKEYGIVLEGGGAKGAYQIGVWKAMRELGIKIKGISGVSVGALNGALICMGDFDKAIKLWESITYDRVMEVDNEQMEHLIKRELKQLKLVDLTKTGMRVLASRGFKVAPLKSMIEEVVDENKIRESNIEFYLGTFCISDMKQLEICAAEAEPEKLKDYLLASAYFPAFKNEKLHGLSYVDGGVMNNVPIDTLIKNGYKDIIVVRIYGIGVEKRVKIPEDVRVTTVAPRVDLGSILEFDGKKTQRNITIGYFDAMRVFKFLKGKIYYVDAMLNERDCLELFLECHPSVTMAYHEYYKLDYSNEALYTRDMLETILPLIAEELKLAKDWSYFDLYLALLELCAKYMHVQKYYIYTEQELVNKIKIKYELRKKRHDSKEIPPFVQLALGFITIQ
- the argF gene encoding ornithine carbamoyltransferase; its protein translation is MNLKGRSFLTLKDFTPEEITYLLELAATLKEKKKQGITGNSLKGKNIALIFEKPSTRTRCAFTIGCIDEGGHPEYLGKDDIQLGHKESVEDTARVLGRMFDGIEYRGFSQETVEKLAKYSKVPVWNGLTDEYHPTQILADFLTLKEQFKTLKGLKLVFVGDGRNNMANSLMIGSSKMGIHFTILAPKSLWPKDELVSLCLSYAKDSGSKITITEDLEAVSGADAIYTDVWCSMGEEDKAAERVALLKPYQVNEELIKKSGKESTVFLHCLPAVKGNEVTEEVFEKFADVVFDESENRMHTIKAVMVATLGEE
- a CDS encoding LiaF transmembrane domain-containing protein yields the protein MKKNHSSYIWGGLLVLFGVLLAARAVDIFTFDIFFDGWWTLFLIIPCFISLFNHGGDKTANLIGLSIGIFMLLSAQGFITWRMFGPLCFAAILVFIGLNMIMPKKHRDQDYSSQNYKTYQGSGSTDQTYDRTYTYEQNFDGTENGQQSGNYGSTQNTGGSNDANSGYQNTYQGARQSGQFACTAVLSGRELRFDNEVFQGAMLSALLGGIELDLRNAIIRENVVIECKTILGGIDIYVPSYVRVVVNCNPILGGVDNKTITPLGANEQTITIYLNATCVLGGIDVK
- a CDS encoding DUF6145 family protein, whose translation is MENVILCVSSSYDRKYYLDDKFAGLPEQIKDELKIMCVLYTEDVGGILTLEFEEDGTLTFQVTNDERDFLFDEIGSVLKVKQLQHTKRELLESLETYYKVFFLHEEI